The following nucleotide sequence is from Cicer arietinum cultivar CDC Frontier isolate Library 1 chromosome 2, Cicar.CDCFrontier_v2.0, whole genome shotgun sequence.
TTATGTACGACATTCTctacaatgataaaaataaaataaaaataaatcacattCTTCATACTATAAAAGTAATCATGCGTCATTGCAAAATCATCAAGCAAGCAATCATTGAACATTCGCGCAGTCTACAATATCAAGAAACAATTCTGAATACATTCAAGTGATCTAATTTTAAAACCCACTCCATTGAAAGATTTTCACTTGTAATTTGAGCATATAATCACTATCCTCTTATTAGAGTTAACTtgtaattcaaaaaattcatattccATTATAACTAAGCAAAGTTGTGGCTTGATACCTTAAAGAACTTGATTGTACTAAGTCAGAAGCTTTGAGAAGATTAGAATATAGTCAATTGACAATTGTATATATACTCTGGTGTATTTGTAATTAGTTTGAAACTAGTGGAAAATCATTCAGGTTGAAGAGAATGGGTGTAACTAGCGTGTTGGCGgtgaaacaaaataatttacttgTGTTCTTATTGTTTTTCTATTCTCTTTCTTAAAGCTTTGTCTTTCGAAAAGTTTtaagttatttgttttaaaaatgaaaaaaaatactcaaTTCAAGCATCTCCTTCTAGTATTTTTCTtgccttcttttttttttaaattttgaatttctcgtgtttttttctttttagaattttaaaataaagggaAGTATTTTGGTTTATTCATAATTCAAAGTAGTTAGTGAAATGTTTAGgtaattataacaaaattttaaagttgattaGAAGCATAAATAGAGTGTTGTACTgatataattaactaatttgaaatattgagttacaatcaattttctcGTTCAATTCCACTCTCTCTTAATTTCTCAAtcttttaaatcaattaattgtTGCACTAACACTTTTTGCGAAGTCTTGGTTCCCAAACTAAACATGGTTCCAAAACTAGGCATAACCTGATTCTCCCCTTTTATTGGGGAAGGGTTATTATCTCTATTAATCCCACATGTTAATCATGGTTTAATCCAGTTCCATTAAGAACGTATAAATAGTTTGTTTTCAACTCATCATATGAGCCTCTTAGACGGTATTGGATAAGTCCGAGATGAATACAAATTCTTATCagactttttaattttattaaaaattggcCACgttagattttttaattaaaaaaaagattacagatttttttgaaactttttttgGAAACTATAGGagtataaatcaattttttttacgaGTATTAAAACAAATAGGACCCATATTTAGAGGGtcagaaaaatataattaaacctACTGCAAAATATTTAGTATATAATAATTAGCCATCATATATTAAGAGATGAAATGAAGAGTGATTATAATGTTAATTAGGATTAATTGTTAATAATGtctaactttttattttgtgtgtggaattattagataatatttaatttggttttttgttttttacttattttctctTGACCAGAAGAGAGTGAGGTTcccttaaaaaataatagtttaagcCTCATACCTTTTAACAAAACGACAATAAAAAACTTTActtcatttaaattttgatatttttattggcTAATATAAGTAACGcatttgataatatatttagAAAGAGAGATAAATTCGATCAATATTCTGTAATTttaaagatccttttaaaaaaaattaattatgtgagAGATTAggttaatataattttacaattttagtgattaatttaagtatttatgcatttgaaaaattaattaagtacattatatttattataataataaaagtaaaaataaagttacaatttaaaatgaattttgcatttaatatttaacatataaattaaaatagattaaataatttaaattaatttgaatttttggtcaaaatataaaaaagtaaaattatatttttataatataagttaattagattaaaaattatCTTCTTAAGTTTCTTAAGATTAAGTACATTGGATCCGCACCATAGATTAATTCATTATGCATAAATTGGGTCATACTAATATGTGTTATAATCCCACATGTTAAGTATTTcgtaattatattttgaaaaaacagaatttataatttttaagaaataaaatgcttaattttaatacaaatttttaatctttaatacACCAACAAGTGGTTTAAGGGTACATGTTAGCATTtccttaattaataatatatgtataaatagaaattataatgatttgatctagtgataaaaaaatagatattagaTCCGATATGTTGCAGGTTGAATTTCCGCTAATGTCGTTAGAGAAAGACAAACAtaaatcaatttgtaaatatttaatgaaCTTTAAAATTTTTCCTAATTTAGACAAATGCACCATCtcctcaatttaaatttttttataaatatatacacaCTAGTATACCAATAAAGAAaatctttaaagaaattgaaaatagaACAAATTATTATGTGTAACTTATACTCCCTCCTTCCAAAAATAACtattacatttataaaaattatttattctagAATACTtgtcattttctattttttaatataattttaattactttattttaattatattctttaattaatattgtgtagatcattattattttgtacTTTGTATttgtaacaataaaaataaattaatagttaatatgaataatttaataaaattatcgtgcatttttatttaattaacattttttaatttatataaaataaataatgataacgATTATTTTGAGACAGATAAAGTATACTTCTAACAGTATTTCAACAGATAAAGtaaggaaattttttttaatgaaaaacctAATTACTTGCCGGGGAAGGAAAATGTCTACCATGAGtactaaaataaagaaagacTAAAAGAATTTCACCCAAAAAGAATGTTTGCCAATTTTCATGGTAACTCACCTCAATTCACACAAGCGAGAAAAGTTCCAACTCATGCAAATTGATCCCCAAATAAGAAGCATATTAAAACTCCTTTCATATCATGGTTTCTTGATAAATGCATATTCTTGATGATAATGATACGTCGATGATGATGAAGGGTGACTAGCCATACGCCAAAAATTAAAGAGCAGGGTTGTTTAAACATAAAAAGTGGGCAAAAATAACTAGTGACACTATAAATATACAGTTCAGATATTATAAATACAGCTCACATAATTcagaatatatttttaattataaaaaaaaagaactagttaaaaaaataaaagaattaactaataaaaataaaatgtgataATCCATATCTTCCCGTCATCACAACGACCTTTTCTCATCAATCGGGCGGCCACAAACTTCCAATAAAAATCCACCCTTAGATTTGGATCAACGGTTCATATCGAATTCTACTTGAACTCGTTATTTTCTCATTGCTccgtgtatatatataataataatatttctcaCACAAACCCAAGCTCAAAACAAAGGCATTTCATCATCGTAAATTGCGAAACTCatcaatttttgattttttcctCCCGCACACAGGAATTCAAACGAAGAAAACAATAACCTTCGACGATTCCGAGTATTCTTATATTCTTCATCTTCttatcttttacaaaaaaattggaaaagaTAAAGTATAGTTACCGGTTATTGCTACCGTCTACCACCGTGTGTAGCTTGAGATGTTACCGGCGCAACCGGGAATAAAAAAGGTCGTAGTGAGAATCTCGCGATACAGGTGGGGTGAGTAAGTGAAGTGAAGCGGGTAAAGGggaaaaataatagaaaatcgTACGGTTTAGATTGAATCTGGTGGGTCCTACCAACGATGGAAACTCCGAAGAACAAGAGCCAGGGCAAGCTCACCCGAACCAAATCCTCGCTGCTTCGGTGTTCCTCCCCAACCACCCGATCCTCTATTCCAAGCCTCGGTTCCATCAACGAATACGACTCTCACGAAGAAGAGGAagataagaagaaaaataaaatcaataaaaagaagaagaagaaccgGTTCGGTTCGAGTTCGGGTTCAATCCGGTTTATCACAGCAACGATTCTATGTTTCTTCAGCGCGTGCTCGCTCTTCTTCTTTTTACAAATTGGTAACGCGGGTCCCACTTCCGAGAACGTTTTGCTTGTACTAATTTTCGTGGCGGTGGCGCTTTACTTAGTGAACAGAAACAAACGCGTGATTCATAGAAGCGTTTCGGTTTTGAAACATTCATGGGACggtaatttaaaaaaactcgGGTTTTGTTCTAAAGGAAGTGAAAAACCGGTTCAATGGTTCATTGGGGAAACCGGTTCAGTggaaaaagagaaggaaaatgaGAAGGGGATAGCCAAAGAAGGGGTTGAGTTTTACAGTAACGGTGATTTTTACGAAGGAGAGTTTCATAATGGAAAATGTAATGGAAGTGGAGTTTATCATTATTATGttagtggaagatatgaaggtGATTGGGTTGATGGAAGATATGATGGTTACGGAATTGAGAGTTGGGCTAGGGGTAGTCGATATAAGGGTTATTATAGACAAGGTTTGAGGCATGGTTATGGTGTTTATAAATTCTATACTGGTGATTCTTTTGCTGGAGAGTGGTGTAATGGACAGAGTCATGGTTTTGGTGTTCAATCTTGTTCTGATGGTAGTTGTTATGTTGGTGAATTTAAGTTTGGTGTTAAACACGGACTTGGATGTTACCATTTTAGGTGAGTTTCATTTGTTTCTCTTGttctttagtttttattttttctacttAATTTCAATGTTTTAATTTTGCAATCTTCTTTCTTcccttttattttcatgatatATGGTCATTTGGGtatgcaatttttatttttttgagggGGGGTTTGCTGCAATTTTTGAATTTAGCAATATAGTACAGTAGATTTTAACTGTTGATATTTTGGAATTTTTCTTCCTTCTACACCCTGTCcgataataaaatatgtattgAAAAAGTCCTCCAATTTGATGGTCTAATTTAATTTGCTGAATTTTATTGCAAGTgttcaatatttatttgttacacATTGTTCAATTCAACTATACATGTGAGAGCTATTGTAGTAGACATTTTTAATGTCAGTTGACAATTTGCAATATCAGTAGTAGTAGTTGGGTTATGTTGTGAAGTTTCTCTTCTAgttataactattattattacatgGGTAGCTATAGTAATAAACCTTAGACTAAagttggttttttattttattttttgcaaagtAAGCCACTCTGTTATTTTTTGATCTAGAAATGGAGATAGATATGCTGGGGAGTATTTTGGTGACAAAATACATGGATTTGGGATCTACCATTTTGCTAATGGTCATTGTTATGAAGGAGCATGGCACGAAGGTCGTAGACAAGGTTATGGTGTTTATACTTTTCGAAATGGAGACCGAAAATGTGGTGAATGGGATGGTGGCAACCTTAAACACTCTTTACCACCAGTAACACATGCTGTCCTTCAAGCAGTTCAGGTATTTGTCCTCCACACTCATTATTGTTGCCTTGTTTTTCCCTTTCACTAATGATTATTTCggagaaaatataaaaaattgttccTAAAATAACAGAGACCTATTAGACATATTTAATAGACCAAAAGTTTTCTGTATTTTTAGAGGACCAATTTTGTACCTTAACTTTTGTTATGTTCTCATTCATTTCTGTTGTTTTTTTGGGGTTAAATTGCAGGCTGCTAGGAGAACAGCAGAAAATGCGATAAACCTTCCCCGGAATGATGACCAAGTGAACAAAGCAGTAAACGCGGCAAACAGGGCTGCCACTGCTGCTAGAGTTGCAGCAGTTAAAGCTGTTCAGAATAGAATGGGTGGAAAATTTTGCAATGCTCAAGTTTAAGAGTTAGTGAATGAGTTTAGGTGTTAACCTTTGTTTGGAATtgtaaattttaactaattatatatatatatatatatatatatatatatatgacgtTG
It contains:
- the LOC101503448 gene encoding uncharacterized protein, giving the protein METPKNKSQGKLTRTKSSLLRCSSPTTRSSIPSLGSINEYDSHEEEEDKKKNKINKKKKKNRFGSSSGSIRFITATILCFFSACSLFFFLQIGNAGPTSENVLLVLIFVAVALYLVNRNKRVIHRSVSVLKHSWDGNLKKLGFCSKGSEKPVQWFIGETGSVEKEKENEKGIAKEGVEFYSNGDFYEGEFHNGKCNGSGVYHYYVSGRYEGDWVDGRYDGYGIESWARGSRYKGYYRQGLRHGYGVYKFYTGDSFAGEWCNGQSHGFGVQSCSDGSCYVGEFKFGVKHGLGCYHFRNGDRYAGEYFGDKIHGFGIYHFANGHCYEGAWHEGRRQGYGVYTFRNGDRKCGEWDGGNLKHSLPPVTHAVLQAVQAARRTAENAINLPRNDDQVNKAVNAANRAATAARVAAVKAVQNRMGGKFCNAQV